AGAATGTCGTTCATGACCGAGATCGCTTCGGCATCATCAGACCCGCTCGGCGGTGCAATGTGACCGGCAAGGATCAGCGTCTGCGGCGCGCCGGGCTTGTCGACGAGGATGACCTTGCCTTTTTCCGGCAGGGTCACTTCGCCTACGTCCTTTTTCGGCAACGCGCTCGAAGGAGCCTTCCAGTTGCCAAAGGCGCGGTCGAGTTCGGATTTGATCTCTGACAGCGACGTGTCACCAACAACGAAGACCGTGGCATTGTCCGGCCGCAGCCAAGTGTTCTGGAACTTCACCAGATCGCCGCGATTGAGGTCAGTGATCGACTGTGTCGTGCCGGAGCCCGTGAACGGCACGCCATAGGCGTGACCTTCAGGGTAGATCTCACCGGGCAGGACCCGCAGTGCGATCTGGACCGGGTTGGCCTTCTCCTGCTCGATACCGGCCAACCAACGTGAACGGAGTTTTTCAACTTCGTCCGACTTGAAGGCCGGGTTCATGACGACATCCGCCATGATGTCGAGTGAGGAGCGCAGGTTCTCTTTCAGCGCCGACAAGGTGACGGTCGTCGTGTCGAGGCTGGAACCGGTGCCGAGATTGGCGCCCAAATTTTCAAGCTCTTCAGCAATGTCGGAGGCGGTGCGTTTCTTCGTGCCCTCATCAAGCATGGAGCCCGCAAAGGAAGCCACGCCGAGCTTGCCACCATCGACGCCATCCGCTGCATAACCCGCATCGAATTGGATCGCGACGTTGACGACCGGCACCGCATCACGCTTCGCGAAAACCAGCTTCATGCCGTTTTTCAGCGTGGTTTCCTGCACCTCTGGGAAGACGAGGTCAGGGGTCGAGTCGACGGCCGGGATACCGGTAGACCGGTCGACGGTGGACTCGGAAACCGAATATTCCGGATACGGCAGGACGTTGAGCTGGTAGTAGCCGGCCTTCATGACGTCACGCGCCACCGCCATCACTTCTTCTGGCGTGGCGTTCTCAATCCACGACAGCTGTTTGGCATAGAAGGCCGCATCATCAGCATAGAGCTCACCCTGCGCCAGGGTCACGGCCTTGCCGCCAAAGCCGCCAACTTTCTCAAGACCACGGATGATCCCGGCCTTGTAGTCGGTCTTTGCCCGCTCGAGCTCTTCCTTGGTAATGCCCTTGGCGAGGAACTCTGCGATGACCTTGTTCATCTCGGATTCGACCATGTCGAGATCCGCATCGGCCTTGGGGTCGACGGTGACAGAGTAGAAGCTCATCAGCTCCTGCCACTGGTTGTTGGCAGATGCAGAGGTCGCGACCTGAAGGTCGTCGATAAAGTGTTTGTAGAGACGGGAGGTCTTGCCGCCGCCCAGCACCTTGGCCGCGAGGTCCAGCAGGGTCGCTTCTTTGGTGGCGCGACCCGGGGCGACCCAGTTCCGGTCCATGCGCGGCTGCGGCACCTGATCATACATGATCTCGTATTTGTTGGTGTCGAGCTTTGGCGCGTTGGATTTAGCGCGCGAGAGTGGCGGGCCAGCCGGGATGTCGCCGAAATATTTCTCGACCAGCGGCTTGGCTGTGGCCGCATCGATATCGCCAGCGATGACGAGGACCGCATTGGCAGCGCCGTAATATTCCTTGAACCAGCTCTTCACATCCTCGAGCGATGCCGCATCAAGATCCTCCATCGAGCCGATGGTGGAGTGGCTGTAGGGATGACCTTCGGGCAGCAGGCCGTCGAGGACGGCATATTCCATGCGGCCATAGGGCTGGTTGTCGCCCTGGCGCTTTTCGTTCTGAACAACGCCGCGCTGTTCATCGAGCTTGTCCTGCGTCACGGCTCCGAGCAGGTGACCCATCCGGTCCGATTCCATCCACAGGACGCGTTCCAGCGCCGGGGTCGGCACGGTCTGGAAATAGTTGGTACGGTCGAACCAGGTCGTCCCGTTGAGGTCGGTTGCGCCGACATCTTCGAGCGGACCGAACCATTCATCGTCATAATTCTCCGAGCCGTTGAACATCAGATGTTCAAAGAGGTGCGCGAAGCCTGTCTTTCCTTCAGGCTCATCCTTGGACCCCACGTGGTACCAGATGGAAACGGCAACGAGCGGTGCCTTGCGGTCTTCATGCACAACGACGCGAAGGCCATTGTCGAGTGTGAATTTCTCAAATGGAATAGACACTTCGCTCGACTGCGCCATCGCGACAGGCGCGGTTGCGAGGGCAACGGGCGCGGTCGCGAGCATGGCGGCGGCCAGAAGGCGCTTCATTTTCATCGGTCAATATCTCCAGCGGCTGAATAGTTGCGGCGGAGACTGGTCCCGGCTTTATCGATAGTCAATACTGACGCGACGCCGCACGACGCGTTTGAACAGATGTTCACCTTGGCGTTGACGGGGGTGAAGAAGGCAAACTAGCCTGGGTTTTGGCGGATCGCTCAGCGTTTCGTCGCCAGTATGGGGGGTAACCCTAGTTCAGTCCCACTCTCCCCCGGGACCGATCCCATATTGGAGAAAGAGCCTGGCGCCGGTCTGGGCGTCAGGCTCTTTCGAAAGATCGAGGATCTACGATTGGCCTAGCGGCCGACCCCGACGCGGCCAAATACGAAGGCCACTATTTCCACCACGAGACGCGCAATGGCTGTGACGAGAATACCAAGCACCGTGCTGTCATTGACGAATGTGCGATACAGTACGGTCGCCTTCTCATCGAGAAAGCCCGGTGTACGAACCGTGTCGACGAACCACGCCGCACCATCCTGCAGCCATAGAATGCCCTTCGGCCAGAACATGAATGACAGGATGAAAATGCCAAGCGCTACAATCGCCGTCGCCAGCAGCTTGCCGCTCGCGCGGAAAAGAATACCCATGGGATGCCCTCAAAATGTTGCCCACACGAACGCTAAACAGCCTGTAAGGTTTGGTCAATGAATGGTTAATGACGCTTGCGTGACACCTCGACAGCGGTGATGGAGCGGCGCATGGCGTCTTGAGCTTTCAAGGAATGATCATGGCCGACCTCCCGCCCTGTCCCAACTGCGCCTCCCCCTATACCTATGAGGACGGGGCGATGTTCGTCTGTCCGGAATGCGCGCAGGAGTGGTCAGCGGCCGAACCATCGGCAACGGACGAGCCCGTCTACAAGGACGCGAATGGCAATCTTCTGACCGATGGTGACACCGTCGTCGTGATCAAGGATTTGAAGATCAAAGGGACGTCGCAGGTGGTGAAGGTCGGGACGCGGGTGAAGAATATCCGCCTCGTGCAGGGCGACCACGACATCGACTGCAAGATCGAGGGTGTCGGCGCCATGAAGCTGAAATCCATGTTTGTGAAGAAGGCCTAGGTTTCGTCCCCACACTGCACATCGGCATGAAAAATGCCCTGGACAGGCTGGTGATCCGTTGCTGAGAAATCAGTGTCCCGCGCGAAGACATTGTCGATGCGCACATTCGGGGAAACGACGAATCCGTCAATGACGCCGCGGAAATTCTCGCCGCGTACATAAGGCTTCTCATTGGTACGGACCGACGGCACCCGGTCATCGGCGGCGATACGCCAGCCGGGCGGCAGGCTGTCAGCCGGGAAGTCGTGGATCCAGAAGAGGTCTTTCTCTTTCGTTGTGTGCGGAAAATCCGTCTTGACCAGCAGCAGGTTCCAGTCGCCGCCAAGGATCACGTGCCGGCCCTTGGCATATTCCGCCGTCGCAAACTGCATCACCTTTTCCAGCTGCGCGTGACGCAAGCCTGCGCTTTCATCGAATGCCGATAGGTGCAGGTCGATGATCGTCCAGTGCGGGCCGCAGGGCTTTTTGGGGACGAGGCGGGTGACGAGCAATCCATATTGCCGCTTTGTACCGGGCAGGATGTCTTTTTCCTCCAGCGGCAGAGGAACGACTTCCGCCTCGCTGGCGGTCATGCGGCTGTAAACGCCAAGGCCGTGACTGAACCGGAAGGGCGGCGGGTTCCATCGCGTATAGAGGTCGGCA
This genomic stretch from Parvularcula sp. LCG005 harbors:
- a CDS encoding M16 family metallopeptidase, with the translated sequence MKRLLAAAMLATAPVALATAPVAMAQSSEVSIPFEKFTLDNGLRVVVHEDRKAPLVAVSIWYHVGSKDEPEGKTGFAHLFEHLMFNGSENYDDEWFGPLEDVGATDLNGTTWFDRTNYFQTVPTPALERVLWMESDRMGHLLGAVTQDKLDEQRGVVQNEKRQGDNQPYGRMEYAVLDGLLPEGHPYSHSTIGSMEDLDAASLEDVKSWFKEYYGAANAVLVIAGDIDAATAKPLVEKYFGDIPAGPPLSRAKSNAPKLDTNKYEIMYDQVPQPRMDRNWVAPGRATKEATLLDLAAKVLGGGKTSRLYKHFIDDLQVATSASANNQWQELMSFYSVTVDPKADADLDMVESEMNKVIAEFLAKGITKEELERAKTDYKAGIIRGLEKVGGFGGKAVTLAQGELYADDAAFYAKQLSWIENATPEEVMAVARDVMKAGYYQLNVLPYPEYSVSESTVDRSTGIPAVDSTPDLVFPEVQETTLKNGMKLVFAKRDAVPVVNVAIQFDAGYAADGVDGGKLGVASFAGSMLDEGTKKRTASDIAEELENLGANLGTGSSLDTTTVTLSALKENLRSSLDIMADVVMNPAFKSDEVEKLRSRWLAGIEQEKANPVQIALRVLPGEIYPEGHAYGVPFTGSGTTQSITDLNRGDLVKFQNTWLRPDNATVFVVGDTSLSEIKSELDRAFGNWKAPSSALPKKDVGEVTLPEKGKVILVDKPGAPQTLILAGHIAPPSGSDDAEAISVMNDILGGQFSARVNMNLREDKGWAYGAYTFLQGARGQRPFMVYAPVQTDKTKESVQELVKELNEYRTTRPATEDELQRAVMNNVRSLPGAYETASSVLGSLTSSARYGRAWDYPASLTETYQSLDLDTIKAAADEVVHPDSLVWLIVGDREAIEDGLKELDLGPITVMKASELE
- a CDS encoding zinc ribbon domain-containing protein YjdM, with translation MADLPPCPNCASPYTYEDGAMFVCPECAQEWSAAEPSATDEPVYKDANGNLLTDGDTVVVIKDLKIKGTSQVVKVGTRVKNIRLVQGDHDIDCKIEGVGAMKLKSMFVKKA
- a CDS encoding endonuclease/exonuclease/phosphatase family protein; its protein translation is MKKWALGLVLLCAAGVGLVSCMTPPDRVWQRPSSGSTVPATETISVLTWNLGYGGLGAQSDFVADGGENVLPPSRSVVGQNVKRIVSELQNTDVDIFLLQELARPSPVNWWTDVLGTVDRTLDAYDRLFYADLYTRWNPPPFRFSHGLGVYSRMTASEAEVVPLPLEEKDILPGTKRQYGLLVTRLVPKKPCGPHWTIIDLHLSAFDESAGLRHAQLEKVMQFATAEYAKGRHVILGGDWNLLLVKTDFPHTTKEKDLFWIHDFPADSLPPGWRIAADDRVPSVRTNEKPYVRGENFRGVIDGFVVSPNVRIDNVFARDTDFSATDHQPVQGIFHADVQCGDET